Proteins found in one Miscanthus floridulus cultivar M001 chromosome 4, ASM1932011v1, whole genome shotgun sequence genomic segment:
- the LOC136550889 gene encoding ferredoxin--NADP reductase, embryo isozyme, chloroplastic yields MASPALGSQVATAAPVSVGSDSFVKGTALKGSSNINFRNKPCVGMALAWKNKTQQPRHLNKVFCMSVQQASRSKVAVKPFEPENAKEPPLNLYKPKEPYTATIVSVERIVGPKAPGETCHIVIDHGGNVPYWEGQSYGVIPPGENPKKPGSPNTVRLYSIASTRYGDSFDGKTTSLCVRRAVYYDPETGEEDPSKKGICSNFLCDSKPGDKVQITGPSGKIMLLPEDDPNATHIMIATGTGVAPYRGYLRRMFMEDVPTFKFGGLAWLFLGVANSDSLLYDEEFTNYLQQYPDNFRYDKALSREQKNKNGDKMYVQDKIEEYSDEIFKLLDGGAHIYFCGLKGMMPGIQDTLKRVAEQRGESWDQKLSQLKKNKQWHVEVY; encoded by the exons ATGGCTTCCCCGGCGCTCGGATCTCAG GTGGCCACCGCAGCCCCGGTGTCCGTCGGTTCGGACTCTTTCGTCAAGGGCACCGCGCTCAAG GGTAGCAGTAATATAAACTTCCGGAACAAACCATGCGTTGGGATGGCATTAGCATGGAAAAATAAGACCCAGCAACCACGACATCTGAACAAGGTCTTCTGCATGTCGGTTCAACAAGCAAGCAGAAGCAAAGTCGCTGTTAAACCATTTGAGCCGGAGAATGCAAAGGAGCCACCACTCAACTTATACAAACCAAAGGAACCTTACACGGCCACAATTGTCTCAGTTGAGAGGATTGTAGGACCCAAAGCTCCAGGTGAGACATGCCACATTGTCATTGATCATGGTGGCAATGTTCCATACTGGGAAGGACAGAGTTATGGTGTCATTCCTCCT GGAGAGAATCCAAAAAAACCTGGATCTCCAAATACTGTTAGGCTCTATTCAATTGCTTCTACTAGGTATGGTGATTCTTTTGATGGAAAGACAACAAGCTTATGTGTTCGTCGTGCTGTTTATTATGATCCTGAAACTGGAGAGGAAGACCCCTCAAAGAAAGGTATCTGCAGTAACTTCCTGTGTGACTCAAAACCAGGGGACAAAGTTCAGATCACAG GCCCCTCAGGCAAAATAATGCTTCTTCCCGAGGATGATCCAAATGCGACTCATATAATGATTGCCACAGGGACTGGTGTTGCTCCTTACCGTGGCTACTTACGTCGTATGTTCATGGAAGATGTCCCAACTTTCAAATTTGGTGGTTTGGCTTGGCTCTTCCTTGGTGTTGCGAACTCTGACAGCCTTCTCTATGATGAAGAGTTCACAAACTACCTTCAGCAGTATCCAGACAATTTCAG GTATGACAAAGCACTAAGCAGGGAGCAGAAGAACAAGAACGGCGACAAGATGTACGTGCAGGACAAGATTGAGGAGTACAGCGATGAAATCTTCAAGCTACTAGATGGCGGTGCGCACATCTACTTCTGCGGTTTGAAGGGGATGATGCCAGGGATCCAGGACACGCTCAAGAGGGTGGCTGAGCAAAGAGGTGAGAGTTGGGACCAGAAGCTGTCACAGCTGAAAAAGAACAAGCAGTGGCACGTGGAGGTTTACTAG